One Geitlerinema sp. PCC 9228 genomic window, CGATCGCCCGAACGCGATCGATACAGCACTCGATTAGCATAATTTGGTAAATCTGTCAAGAATTTTGCCCACAAAGGTGCCAGCTCCTCGGGGCAGCCATTTGGGGACTCTGGCTGGGCAGCAACCGGTATCCCCCACCAGAGACCTAACACCACCCACCAAGGCAGCAATACAATTTTTACCGTATTAAGGAATTTCCGCACAAATACGCTGCCAAGCATCTTCCGGGTTCTTTGCCTCCGTAATGGGACGCCCAATCACCAAATAATCCGCCCCCGCCGCAAAAGCCTCCGTAGGAGTCATCGCCCGTTGTTGGTCGCGACGTTCCGCCCATGCCGGACGAATGCCCGGACAAACCAAAATAAAATCGTTCCCGCAAACGCGACGCAGGTGAGCAGCTTCCTTCGCCGAGCAAACCACCCCAGCCAGTCCCGACTCCCAGCTCAAAACCGCCATTTGCAGCACGTATTCCGAAAGCTCTACCGGAACCTTGAGATCGAACGCCAAATCCCGGGAATTAACGCTGGTTAGCAACGTCACTCCCAACAGCTTGGTGGCCGGCGTTTGGGAAGTTATCGCCGCACTTTCCACCGCCTCGGTAGCTGCTTGTAACGCTCGCCTTCCTGCCGTTGCATGTACGGTGAGCAAATCCACCCCATAGCGAGCAGCAGCACGGCAAGCCCCCGCCATGGTATTGGGGATATCATGGAATTTTAAATCCAGGAAAATCCGTTTTTCCCGCTTTTGCAATTCCCCAACAATATCGCCACCAGTGCTGACAAACAATTCCAATCCCACCTTCCAAAACCTCACCTGGGGCAACCTATCCAACCAAGCCACCGCTTCGGTGAAGGTGGAAACATCCAAAGGCACAATAATCCGATGTTCTTTTTTTTCCAGCCAAGTGGGTTGGACCAAGCCATTGTTCGTCATGTTTCGCCATCCACCAAACGCACAAATTTTTTCTTACCCACCTGCAAGACCTTACCGCTCAGTTCTGCGGGCGTCTCGTAGGCTACATTCTCATCAGTAATTTTTTCGCCGTCCAGCTTTACTGCCCCACCTTTGATTTGGCGTCTGGCTTCCGAACTGCTGGCACACAGATCGCTGGTATTAAGAATGTAGAACAATTTTGCCGGAAAATTTACCTGGGCGAGGGAAAATTCCGGAATGGCCTCGGTTTGAGTACCGCTGCCTTTAGTAAACGCGATCGCTGCTTTTTGTGCCTCCGTCGCCGCCCGTTGCCCGTGGTACTGGCGTACAATATCCCAAGCCAGCAATTTTTGGCGTTCCCGGGGATTGTCCGGCAAATCGTCCAGAGGCAACTCCGTGAGCAGCTCAAAATACTCCATTACCAAATTATCCGGGACCTTTTCCAACTTGGAATACATGCTCAGAGCATCTTCCGTCAACCCCACATAATTGTTCAACGACTTAGACATTTTCTGTACCCCATCGGTACCAATTAAAATGGGGGTAAGGACACCAAACTGGGGAGATAGGCCAAAATAGCGCTGTAAATCGCGTCCCACACCCAAATTAAACTTCTGGTCGGTCCCCCCCAGTTCCACATCAGCCTGCACCGCCACCGAGTCGTATCCCTGCATGAGGGGGTAAAGAAACTCGTGCAGGTAAATCGGCGTTTCTTTCTCGTAGCGTTCGGCAAATCCTTCCTTAGCCAGCATTTGTCCCACCGTCATCCGCGCCAGCAACGCCAGAATTTTCGCCAAATCCAACTGGGAAAGCCACTCAGAGTTGTAGCGAATTTCCAAACGTCCTGGCGTGTCGAAATCCAAAATCGGACGTACCTGATCGAGGAACTTAGCAGCGTGGCGGTCAACCTCCTCCGCCGTTAGTTGGCGGCGGACCTCCGATTTGCCCGTGGGGTCGCCAATGCGGGCGGTAAAATCGCCAAT contains:
- the pyrF gene encoding orotidine-5'-phosphate decarboxylase; this encodes MTNNGLVQPTWLEKKEHRIIVPLDVSTFTEAVAWLDRLPQVRFWKVGLELFVSTGGDIVGELQKREKRIFLDLKFHDIPNTMAGACRAAARYGVDLLTVHATAGRRALQAATEAVESAAITSQTPATKLLGVTLLTSVNSRDLAFDLKVPVELSEYVLQMAVLSWESGLAGVVCSAKEAAHLRRVCGNDFILVCPGIRPAWAERRDQQRAMTPTEAFAAGADYLVIGRPITEAKNPEDAWQRICAEIP
- the tyrS gene encoding tyrosine--tRNA ligase, whose product is MVDDPDLARLFRGVTEVFPHNRDADDPNENIIQRLQQSDRPLRVKLGIDPTGSDIHLGHSIPFRKLRAFQDAGHIAVLIIGDFTARIGDPTGKSEVRRQLTAEEVDRHAAKFLDQVRPILDFDTPGRLEIRYNSEWLSQLDLAKILALLARMTVGQMLAKEGFAERYEKETPIYLHEFLYPLMQGYDSVAVQADVELGGTDQKFNLGVGRDLQRYFGLSPQFGVLTPILIGTDGVQKMSKSLNNYVGLTEDALSMYSKLEKVPDNLVMEYFELLTELPLDDLPDNPRERQKLLAWDIVRQYHGQRAATEAQKAAIAFTKGSGTQTEAIPEFSLAQVNFPAKLFYILNTSDLCASSSEARRQIKGGAVKLDGEKITDENVAYETPAELSGKVLQVGKKKFVRLVDGET